Within the Herbaspirillum sp. RTI4 genome, the region GACGGCCGCACCTACGAATACGTCGTCGCGCTGCGCGCCGTGCAGACGCAGGATTTCATGACCGCCCACTGGGCGCATTTGCCGCACGAATTGCTGGGCAAGGTCTCGAACCGCATCATTAACGAAGTGCGCGGGATTAATCGCGTGGTTTACGATATTTCAGGAAAGCCGCCGGCGACGATTGAGTGGGAATGATTTTAGGTCTTTCGGCAGCTTTCGCGGACTATCGGAAAAGTCACTTAAATTATTGATTTATATAAGTTTATATCGCGAAAGCTATCGGCATCTATTGACGGCAAGCGAAATTTTTTGTCGGTAATCCTGACGGTAATGAAAGCTAGGCAAGTCATCTAAAAATATTTACCGTCTGACTGTTTTCGGCTCTGACGGTAAAAAATAATAGAAAGAGCTAGTATTCATGGGGGGTTTCAGAGAATTCTGTGTCTTTTGAGTCGTTGACGGTAAAATTGCCGTTCTCAGGAGGACACCATGCTGACCGATACCGCACTGAAGAATCTCAAACCCAAGGATGCGCCCTACAAGGTGACGGACAGGGATGGCATGTATGTGACGGTCTCGACGGCGGGTACCGTCACGTTCCGTTATGACTACCGGATCAATAGCAGGCGCGAAACGCTGACGATTGGCCGCTATGGGCCAGGCGGTCTGTCGCTGGCCCGTGCACGCGAAAAGTGCATCGACGCGAAGCGGGCAGTTTCGGAAGGACAGTCCCCGGCGCAGGAAAAGCAGCGAGAGAAGAGGCGCCTTTCGGACGCCAAAACCTTCCAGGAATTTACCGACGAGTGGTACGAGGGTGCGCGGATGGCCGACAGCACGCGGTCGATGCGCAAGAGCATCCTTGACCGGGACATCCTGCCTGTGTTCAAGAGCCGCTTGCTGAGCGAGATCAGTCCTGATGACCTGCGCGATCTGTGCGACAAGGTGAAGGGGAGGGGAGCGCCAGCAACGGCAATCCATGTTCGCGACATCATCAAGCAAATCTACGGTTTTGCCATCTTGCACGGCGAGAAGGTGGCCAACCCTGCCGACGACGTTGGACCATCGTCGATCGCCACTTTCGTGGCACGGGATCGAGCGCTGTCGCCGTCCGAGATACGCATCATGCTCAAGCAGTTGGAGTACGTCGCTTCGTACCCGACCATCAAACTGGGTCTGCGGCTGATCTTGCTCACGCTGGTGCGCAAAGGCGAACTGATCCACGCGACATGGGATGAGATCGATTTCGAGAAAGCACTGTGGACTATCCCAAAAGCCCGCATGAAGGCCGGCAAGGCCCACAACATCTACCTGTCGCAGCAGGCGCTCGACATCATGATCGCACTGCGCACCTGCGCCGGTGGCTCAAGATACCTGTTACCTTCGCGCTATGACGGCGACAAGTGTATGTCGAACGCCACGCTGAACCGTGTCGGGCAGATAGTCGTGGAGCGGTCGAAAGCGAAGGGTCTGCCAATCGAAAATTTCACTGTGCATGACCTGCGCCGCACCGGTTCGACCATCCTCAACGAGTTGGGCTTCAACAGTGACTGGATCGAGAAGTGTCTTGCCCACGAAGATGGCCGTTCATCACGCGGCATCTACAACAAGGCTGAATACGCCGAGCAGCGCCGCCACATGCTGCAAGAGTGGGCCGACATGGTTGACGCCTGGGTGGCCGGCGAATCGCACACCCCGACGTTGCTGCCCCCGTCGATGAAGATCATCACGACACAGGCGTTACTTTGACGGGGCGGTGCTTGCGCTGACGAACGTCCGGCGAGGGGGCTCGTTTTATCTGCGCGCTGTCGGAAGCTTGGCGGCGCGCATCAAGCCATGCCTCTACCTCCGTCAAATCCCACACCACGCAGCGTGCGGTTAGATTGAACCTGCGCGGAAATCCACCGCGCCGTTCCATGTCGTAGATCGTGGTGTCGGCCAGAGGCACGATTTGTCGCAACTCGGGACGGCGGATCGTGCGTCGGAACGGCAAGATATTCGGTGCGATCAGTCGTGGTAGCGGCATGCCGTGCAGGTCGTTTGCATCAGAGTCGTTGTTCGACCTCGCGGCCTGCAAACTTCGATCTGCTTTGTTCATGATCTTCTCCATCAGCAGGGCAGTTGCTGCGTGCATTGCAACCGCCGATATAAATACGGTCCTGTGATGGTGATCTTTCCGGCATCTATTGAAAACTCGCTCAGGCGTGCATGAGCGTATTCCGATTGCGCTCACGCGGCGTGGTTGTGCATCACTTCGCGTTGATCTTCTTGAAGCCGCGATCCCGCGCCATGAACGCTTCGAGCATGTGCGGGATCAGCGTCGTGGCATCAATCGGCTCACCGTAGGTCTGAGCATGTTGCGCGGCGTAGCGTTCCAAATCGGTCTTCAACGCGGTGGTGAGCGCAATGGTGATTTTGACTGTCTCGGTCTTGATCGGCAGCGGCCCCAGCCGCAGTTTGCTGGTGGATATGCTCATTGCGACGATCCCCTTTGGAAGAACAGCGGCTGGTACGGCCGCAAGATCAGATCCTTGTTCACCATGACCCTCATCGGGAAGCCGGGCCGAATTGTGAGCGTCGGCTGGATGCTCACATTGCGTTTGGTGATCTCCTGACCGACCTGGTTCACAGTGTCCTGCCCGCTCTGGCGCGTGGCAATGATGATTTTGCTATCGCTGCCGGTGCGATCAGGTGCAGCCAGTTCGGCACCCACGCCGAGCAGCGTGGACAACGCCGCACCGGCGAGGATGCGATCCCAATGCCAGTCGACGCCATCTTCCAGTCCGGCATAACCGGCCGGGTCGATGCCGGGCAAGCGGTCGAGCGAAATGGATGAAGTGTCGGGCAGGATCAACCGCGTCCACACCAGTAATACGCGTCGCTGGCCGAATGACACCTGGCTGTCGTAGCGCCCGATCAGGCGGGAGCCCTGCGGAATCAGCAGGAAGCGACCCGTGGCCGTGTCGTAGACCGCCTCGGTGACGTTGGCGATGACTTGTCCCGGCAGGTCGGAGTTAATGCCTGTCACCAGCGCAGCCGGAATGATGGTGCCCGCCATCACTTGGTAGGGAGAGGCTGGCAGTTGCAAACTGGCCGGATTGCGGGTGGCGGTGTCGCCGCCATTGGCGACAAACGCCTGCTTCTGCTCCTGCCGGTTTTGTACCACCGTCGGGTCGGTCGGCTGCGCCGACGCGATGGCAGGGACCATCGGATTGAATGGCTGGTTGCCCGATACCGGATCGGGCGTGGCCGTACTCGCAGTGGGCGATGGTGCTGCCTTTACCGCACCGCTGCGAAAGAAAACCCCCGAACGTGCCGCATCCTCGGCATCACCCGGCTGCGCAATGCGCCCAGTCTGCGCGGGAGCTCCCGCATTACGCTGCGCAACGATGGCCGGACCCAAGTCGCCCGGTAATGGCTCGCCCAAAACGGGCACCGGCTTGGCAGCTACCGGCACCTTGGAATAATCCTTGGGCAACTGGTCGAGGTTCTCGGCATGCGAGACACGGTCTACGTTGTAGAGTTCGGAGGCCGCGTTGCGCTCGCGCTTGTGCGATTGCAGCGACCACAGCGTGCCGCCCAACACGACCGCACCCAGCGTTCCCGCAAGGACGGCCAGCATGCGCCGGTTTAGTCGCGTGACCGGGCGCGGCGAAGCGCGCAGAGCCATGGTGTCCGGGTGGGCCTTATTCGACCCAGTTGGTGGTGGCGTGGCGGGCGTGCTCATGCTCAATGCCTCCGTGCCGTACTGCTCACACCATCGGTGCGCTCGATGCGAACAACGGCGGCCTTGTCAGCGCCCAGCCGCAACTCGGCCGCACCGAACAACCGATCTACCACGTAGTACGGTGAGCGAAAGCGGTAGTTCACGAGCTGGCCATCACCCTGCGCTCCGATCACGAACAGCGGCGGCAACTCGCCCTGGGCGATGCCGGCGGGGAACTGGATATAGACCCGCTCGCCATCGTCGAAGGCGCGCAGCGGCTTCCACGGTGGGCTGTCGCCGGAAATCGCGTAGCGGAACTTGATCTGCTCCAGCGACAAGCCGGAGTCCACCGGCGCAGCCGTCTGAGCTTGCTGCGCTTGCTTTTGCAAGGCCAGCAGGCGGTCCTTCGGGTAGTCCCACGATGCGGACGCCATCCATGCCTGCGGCGTCGAAGACAATTCGAGCAGGTAGGTACGGCGATTGGTGGTGATAACCAGGTTCGTCTTCAGTCCGATGCGCGTTGGCTTCACGAGAATGTTCACACGCAGGCTGGCGCCCGCACCGCTGGCCGTGTCGCCGACGATCCAGCGCACAGTGTCGCCGGCCGAGACCGTCACCAACTCTTCGCCCTGCTGCAAGGCGATGACGGTGACGCGGCCCGGACTGGTGTAGACCTGATACAGCGCGCCGTCCGCATAGGGCCAGACCTGAATGGCGTTGATGTAACCCTCGCGACTTGGTGCCACGCGCGCTTCTGCATTGGCGCGTGCCACGCGGCTTTTCTCATCGAGCGAATCAGTTGCCGGTTTGTCCTCGGGTGCGTTGCGCAAGGACTTCAATTGCTCGGGCAGCGGCATTGGTTTCGGCATCTCGACTACCTCGATAGATTTGGGTGGCTCAGGTAGCGCGTGCGCCGCGACAGATTCATCCAGCCTGATGTCCGGAGGCGGCTGTCCATGCGTGGCGCAGCCGGTGACGGTTGTCAAGGCGACACTCAGCATCAACGGCCAAGCGACGATAGGGATTTCGGGTTTCATGGTTTCTTTACTCCTTCGGTCACGTCGAGTTCTCGGCTCCAGGACAGACCGTTGACATAGATTCCCAGCGGGTTTTTGCGCAGTCGCTCTTCGGTGCGCGGCGGCTGCAACACCACGGACAGCACGGCGGTCCAGCGCTCGGTGCCCGAGGGCGAACCGTTCGAGTAGTGGCGCTCGATCCAGCGCACCTGGAACGAGGATTCGCTGGCGCGAACCACACTGGTGATCTCTACCGTCGTTGATGTCTGACCGATGCGCGCAAATGGATCGTTGCTACGTGCGTAGTCGTTTAGCGTGGAAGCACCCTTGTCCGTTGCGTAGTCGTAGGCTTCGAGCCAGTTTTGGCGGACAACGATCGGATCAATCGACAGCGAGCGCACGTCGACGATAAAGCGTGCCAGGTGGAAGGCGATCTGCGCGTCGTTCGGCTTGTACGGCGTGGTCGCTTCGCCGACCGCGCGCACTTGGCCGCCGGCAGCCACCTCCACCACATACGGCGTGACGATGGATTGCCCTGAGCGCCAAACCAGACCGCCCGCCATCAGCAATGCCAGCGATAGACAGCCGAAGGCCATCAACCTCCAGTTCTTCGCCTGCACGCGGGCGCTGCCGATACGCTGGTCCCAGACCTGCGCGGCGGCCTGATAGGGAGTGACGGGCTCGGGCGTTTCTGAATAATGCACTTGAGGTCGTTTGAATAGCATGAAGTTATCTCCTCATGGGTTCGAGTCAGTTGCTGGAGTCATCGCGCAGACTTGGGCTGGCACCGCTGCCTCCGTGGTCGCCTGAGCGCAGCGCGTGCGCCACCGTCGAGGCTGCGTGGCTTACTCGCTGTTTGCGCCGCATTTGTTTGGCCCAAGCTGGTTCGCCTGTAGGGCTTGTTGTTCCGCCCGATCCGGTTGAACCGGCTGCCTCTGTAGGTGCAGCAGCCTCCGCGATGAAATTCGCTACCTGGCCCTTGACTGCTTTTGCAGCATTTGAGAAACGTTGGCCGATAGCACCGTCTTGGTAAGCGGATTTTGCACTGCTTGCCATTGAACTGGCAGCATGTCCGGCCGATGCTGCGCTACCGATAGCTGCACGAGCGGCATCCGGGATCATGCGAGCACCAGCGGCTACCGCTGCGCCACCGCCCGCCGCCAACCCAGCTACAGCGAGTGATGTTCCGGCGGCAGCGCCTGCGCCTAGTTGTGGCGCGCCTGACACTAGTCCAGTCGCGATGCTCGGCCCGAAAATACCTAACCCCAACATCGCTAGCGAGGCAAGCATAATGGTCAACGCCAGATCAATGGATGGTTCGGTACCGGGAGGAACATGAAATTCCGTAAACAGTCCTGTGCCAATGCCCATAATAACCGCCAGCACCAGCACCTTGATGCCCGACGACACCACATTCCCCAATACGCGCTCGGCCAGAAACGCCGTCTTGTTCCACAGTGCAAACGGCACCAGCACAAAGCCTGCGAGTGTGGTCAGTTTGAATTCGATCAGCGTGACGAAGAGCTGTACTGCCAACACGAAGAAACTGATGATCACTACTAACCAGGCGAGGAACAGCACGGTGATGACATCAAAATGCGCGAACACTTCCGGGAAACCCATCATCTCGCCAATCTGCGCCATGATGGGTTGCGCTGCATCGACGCCGACTTTGGCTAGTCGACCCGGCAGCAGAAACTGCGCTTGCGTCAGCTTAGAACCGGATGCCACCAGCCCGAGTCCGGCAAAGGAGCGAAACAGAATGCCTGCCAGATGATTAAAGTTACTGATGATAAAAGCGAAGGCGCCGACGTATAGAGTTTTCTTGATCAGTCTGCCGATGACCTCTTCGCCACCCATGGACCAGAACAGTCCGGCTAGCGTCATGTCGATCACCACCAGCGTGGCGGTGAGGAACGCTACCTCGCCATGCAGTAAACCGAAACCCGAGTCGATATAGCGCGAGAAGACATCAAGAAAATGGTCGATAACCGACAAGTCGTTCATATCTCAGTCTTTTGGCGCAGGACTTGACGTAGCCGGTGGCGCTGGCGTTGGTGCCGACGTGTATGGCGTGCCGCTGCCCATGAAGCGTCGCCGCGTGGCCTCGGCAGCCATGGCGCATAGTGCATCGCCAACCTTGGCGTGGTCAGCTTTGCACTGGGCGCGGACTTCCTTCAGTCGTTCGGGATCGGCCATTAGCGATTCGATTGAATCGGTGGGGGCCGGCTTGCTGCACGCCGTCAGTAACAGGGTATAAGCGGCAAAGATCAGGAAGATTTTCATGGTCGAGTCCTCAGGGATTGTAGTAGTTGATGGTGGTGGGCGTGTAGGGAGTACCGCTGCCCTGGAAGCGCCGATGCACTTCACGCGCCCGTTCTTGGACTGCCACCTGCCGTGCTTGTTCCAGTGCGGCGGCCCGGTCCTGCGTGAGCTGGAGCTGCTGCGCCTGGATGGCTTGACGGGATTGCAGCGCCAGCAATTGGTTCGTCGCTTGCGTGGCCTGAAGTGCGCCAACGGCGGACTGGCTGCGGTTCACAAGGTCGGCCAAGGTCTGCTCGTCGGATGCAAAGTTCTGTACTGCTTGCGACTGCACCTGGGTCGCGGTGCGCAGCGCCTCCAACGAATTGCGCCAGCGTGTGCGGGCATCGGTTGACATCTGATTTCCGGATGTGGAAGCGTCATAGGCATTGGGATACAGTCGCGCGAAGTTGGTTTCCATCTGCGACAGATTGAAGGCCATCCCCTGCGCCTGTTGTAGGAGTCGATTCGTTACGTATAGCGTCGAACGTAGTTCTTTGAGCGTGCTGAAGTCCAGACCCTCGAGATTTTTCGCCTGATTAGTTAACATTTGAGCTTCATTCTGAAGCTGCCTGATTTGGTTGTTAATCTGTTCTAGTGTGCGTGCTGCTGTCATGATGTTCTGCATGAGATTGGTCCGATCGATCACAGCCCACTGTGCGTGCGCAGCAGGCACGACGCTCATCAGAACGGCGATTGTAAGTAAGAGATTCCTCATAGATATTTCTCTTTGGTTGTGAAGGAGCATGATGGGCGAGATTGGATCAGGTCTGCGGCCCAGTCGAGGCCGCGATGGCGCAGCCAGGCGGCTGCAAAGTCCGCTGGCGGCACCGACGCGGACACGGTGTCGATAGCGCGTTGGTCTTCGGGCTTGGCCGCACCGGCAAATGCCAGCGCCACCGGCCCAAGCCCCAAATCAAAGACCCGGTTTCCGAGGCGCGACTGGTAGTAGTAGTCGCGCTTGGGCTGGGCGGTCGCCACGATATTGATCTGCCGCGCATTGAGGCCGAAGCCTTCGTAGATAGAGCGAATCTGCGGTTCGGTCGCCTGTGGGTTGGGCAAGAAAATACGGTTCACGCAGCTCTCGATGATGGCTGGCGCAATACTGGAATCTTTGATGTCCGCCAGCGATTGCGTGGCGAAGATCACCGACACATTCTTTTTGCGCAGTGTCTTCAGCCACTGGCGAATGCGCGCGGCGAACACCGGGTCATCGAGGAACAGCCATGCCTCATCAAGGATCAACAGTGTTGGAGCACCATCAAGACGTTCCTCGAAGCGCGCGAACAGGTAACGCAGCACGGCCAGCGCAGCCGCCTTGCTGTGCATCAGTTCTTCCATCTCGAAGCACTGCACGTCGGCGAAACCCAGCCGGTCGTGGTCGGCATCCAGCAGCTTGCCGTGCGCGCCACCCAACACATAGGGTTGCAGGGCTTGCCGCAGCGCGTTCGATTGCAGCAGCACAGACAAGCCGGTCATGGTGCGCTGATCAAGCGGCGCGCTGGCGAGACTGTTCAGCGCCGACCACACAGCTTCCTTCACGTCTGGCCCAACGGCCACGCCTTCGTGAATCAAGCGGCCTTCGACCCACTCGGCCGCCCAGGCGCGGTAGCTGTCCTGGTCGATGCGGGCCAGCGGCTGGAAAGCAATAGCACCATCCGCGCCCAGGTCGTAATGCTCGCCACCGAGTCCGAGCACGGTGGCGCGAATCGAACGCCCCATGTCGAACGCGAAGATGCGCGATCCGGCATAGCGGCGGAACTGCATGGCCAACGTGGCGAGCAGTACCGACTTGCCCATGCCGATGGGGCCGACCACCAGCGTGTTGCCCACGTCACCGATGTGCGTGACCAGCCGGAACGGCGTTGCACCATCGGTGCGGGTCACGATCAGCGGCGGGCCGTCAAGATGCGCATTGCGCTCTTGACCGGCCCATACTGCCGACACCGGCAGCATGTGGGCCAGATTTAAGGTCGAGACAATGGGCTGGCGCACGTTAGCGTAGGCGTGCCCCGGAATTGACGACAGCCACGCATCGACCGCGTTCAAAGTTTCGGGGATCGTCACGAAGCCACGGCCCTGGATAGTCCGCTCCACTGCGCGCAACTTTTCGTCGGCGGCCGCCGCATCGGTATCGAGTACCGTCACGGTTGCGGTAACGTAGCCGAACGACACCTGGTCACTGCCCAGTTCCTGCAATGCGGCATCGGCATCCGCTGCCTTGTTCGAGGCATCGGAATCCACCAGCGGGCTTTCCTGTTGAAAGATGGTTTCGCGTAGCAGCGCGACGATGTTCTTGCGCTTGGAGAACCACTGACGGCGCAGCCGTGTCAGTTCCTTCTCCGCCTCGGCCTTGTCCAGGCACAGGAAGCGGGTGCTCCAGCGGTAGGCAAAGCCCAGGCGGTTGAGGTCGTCGAGCAGGCCGGGCCAGGTCGAGGTCGGGAAGCCGCGCACCGATGCCACGCGCAGGTGCTGGTTCCCGAGCATCGGTGCCAGCCCACCCGTTAGCGGTTCATCGGCCAGCAGCGCATCCAGGTGCATCGGCACTTCGGGCACGGCCACCGTATGGCGGCGCGTGGACACGCACGCATGCAGGTAGGTCAAGGTTTGGCTATCGTCGAGCCAAGCGATCTCCGGCATGACCCCTTCGAGCAATCCGAAGAAGCGTTCGGTCTCCGACACGAAGCCCTCCAGCCGTTCGCGCCAGTCCACGCCTTCGACCTTGCTGTTCTCATACAGCAGCTTGGCGGCGCGGGCCGTCGATTCCTCGGGCGGTAGGTAGAGCAGCGTCAGGTGGTATGTGCTCTCGAAGTGGCTATCGGCTTCCTCGAAAACGGCGCGCCGTTCTTCATCGACTAGCCACGACAGCGGCTCCGGAAATGCCGAGTCCGGGTAGTCCGCCGCTTCGCGCCGTTCGGCTTCCACGAACAGCGCCCAGCCGGAACCGAACCGGCGCAGCGCGTTGTTCAACCGCGCCGCCGTGGCGATCATTTCACCTTGCGTCGCGCTATCCAGATCCGGCCCGCGAAACCGCGCCGTGCGCTGGAACGAGCCGTCCTTATTGAGTACGACACCCGGCGCGACCAGCCCGGCCCAGGGCAACCAGTCTGCCAGCAGAGCGGGGCGTGTGCGGTATTCGGCAAGATGCATCATGGCGTGTTCTCCGTGGGTCTCATACGTCCAACAACATGCGGTGCTTGATGTGTCGCGCGAACACCACCATGAACTGCGCGTCCAGCCGCGCGCCCCAGACCGCCAACGAGTGCCCGACGATCCACAGCGCAAGTCCGGGGAGCCAGAGTTGTAACCCGAGACCCACCGCAGCGGCCAGCGTGCCGTTGGCAATCGCCACCGTGCGTGGTGCGCCGCCCAGCAAAATCGGTTCGGTCAAGGATCGGTGCAGCGGCACTTCAAAGCCAGGTGTGTCGACCGATTGAATCCGCAGCGCGTTCATGCGATCACCGCGCCGCCGGCGAAGCTGAAGAAGGTCAGGAAGAACGAGGACGCGGCGAACGCGATCGACAGGCCGAAGACGATCTGCACCAGCTTGCGGAAGCCGCCGCTGGTGTCGCCGAACGCCAGCGTCAGGCCGGTAGTAATGATGATGATTACCGCGATGATGCGGGCCACCGGTCCCTGGATGGACTCCAGCACCGATTGCAGCGGTGCCTCCCACGGCATGTTGGAGCCCGCTGCGTGCGCCGGCAGCGCTACGCATAGCAGCAGCGCCGCCATGACGATGATCTGCATGCCGCCTTGAAGGCGGGCGTTGTGCAGAAGCGGATTTACGGAAGTGTGCAAGGATGTCATGAGTGTTCTCGGGGTGTTGATAAAAGTGAGGGAAAGGAAGGCACCAGCTCCGTGCTAAGTTGGTAGCAGTGGCTGTCGAAGCCGGTGACGCGGGCGATTTCCTGCACGCGGCGCGCATTGCCGCGACCGGCGATGTAGACGATGACGTTCACGGCCTCGGCGATCAGGGCGCGTGGTGCGGTTACCGCGACTTCAAGAATCAGTTGTTCCAGCCGCAGCAACGCGCCCGCTGCGGAACCGGCATGAACGGTTGCGATGCCGCCCGGATGGCCGGTGCCCCAGGCTTTGAGCAGGTCGAGCGCTTCGGCGCCGCGCACCTCGCCCACGACGATGCGGTCTGGCCGCAGCCGCAGGGTCGAGCGCACCAGCTCGGCCATGGTCACGACACCCGCGCGGGTGCGCAGCGGGACGTGGTCAAGTGCCGTGCATTGCAGCTCCACCGTGTCTTCGAGCACGATCACGCGGTCTCCAGTGGCAGCGATCTCGTCGAGTAGGGCATTGGCCAGCGTGGTCTTGCCGGTGCTGGTGCCACCCGCGATCAGGATGTTCTGGCGTTCGCGCACGGCTGTCCGCAGGAACGTCGCCTGCGCCTCGGTCAGGATGCCGTCGGCCACATAGGTGTCGAGCCGGATCAGGTTGACTGCGCGTTTGCGAAGCGCGAAGACCGGCCCCGGTGTCACGGGAGGTAATGCGCCCTCGAAGCGTTCGCCCGTTTCGGGCAGTTCGGCGGACAACAGCGGCTTGCCTGCATGCACTTCAGCACGCACATGGGCGGCGACCAGCCGGATGATGCGTTCGCCATCGGCCGGTGTGAGGCTGACACCCAGCGGCTCGCGCCCACTGCTCAGTCGATCGATCCACAGCGAACCGTCGGGGTTGAGCATGACTTCCACCACGTCGGGGTCGTTCAAGGCCTTGGCGATGTCCGGCCCCATCGCCGTGCGCAGCATGCGCACGCGACGTTCCAGTGCCAGCGAGGCCGACAAGCCCTGATCGCGCGGCGGGTTGCTCATGACGGTGCTCCCGCAGCTTCATCGATAGGCGCTGCGGCGGGAACGTTGTCCTGCTGGCCGAAGAACTGGCTGGGGTCGGGCTGGATTTCCTCCACCACGTCCTTGACCAGGCTGCGCCCACGCAGCAAATGCCGACCGAGCTGTTCGATAAACTGCTCGAAGCGTGCGCGACCCTGAGCGCGTGCCGCTTCCTGATGCGCTTCCGGCACCGGCGTGCTGACGGTAAGGAAGTAGCGCACGTAGAGCGCCAGCGTCTCGATCAAGATGTTCTGATCCCGCTCCAGCTTGTCGAGCTGGCGAGACAAGCGGTCCAGCCGTTTGGCGATGGCCGCTTCGCGCTGGTCGCCGGAGTCGGGCGACAGGAACGAGGCCAGCGCGGCGGCGATGATTGAGGACTTGGACAAGCCCTTCATGGTCGCCAGCTCGTCGAGCCGCTTGGCGTGTTCGTGCTCGATGAAAAGGTTCAGGCGTGTGCGGCTCATAGGGATATCCCGTCATCAGGGTCAAGTGCGGCTAGCCGCGCCGTGCGTAGCAGGCGTGGATCGAGCTGGGTGGGCAGCGACAAGTCGTCGTCATCGAACAGGCCCAAGTCGTCCATTGGGTGTTCTGGTTCCGGCGTGAATACGACTTCGGACAATTCCGGCTGCTGCTGGTGGCCACCGTCGTCGATGGACTCGCCGTGCGCAGGGATGACCAAGCCGAGAATCGGTGCGGCAGGTATCGCCAGTCCGGTCCAATCGTCCGGCCGCAATGGCGGTGCATCGGCGTAGTGCCCGAGTTGCAATGGCGGCGGAGCCAGCAAGCGCGTCTTGAAATTAGCATCCAGGTAGTGACGAATTTTTTGCGCCTTGATCGGCGGATGACCGGACACCATCACCAGCTCGTCGTCGGGCGGTAGTTGCATGACCTCGCCGGGTGTGAGCAATGGGCGTGCCGTCTCTTGCCGCGATACCATCAAGTGACCTAGCCACGGGGCCAGCCGGTGGCCGGCGTAGTTGCGCTGCGCGCGTAATTCGGTCGCGGTGCCCAATGCTTCGGAAATACGCTTGGCGGTGCGTTCGTCATTGGTAGCGAAGGCGATACGCACATGACAGTTGTCGAGGATCGAATGGCTTTGGCCATAAGCCTTGTCGATCTGATTGAGTGACTGCGCAATGAGAAAGGCGCGCAGTCCGTAGCCCGCCATGAAGGCTAGGGCAGACTCGAAGAAGTCGAGTCGACCCAGCGCCGGGAACTCGTCGAGCATCAGCAGCAACTTGTGGCGGCGGGCAATGCCGTCCGAGCCATCGAGCGACTCGGTCAGGCGCCGCCCGATCTGGTTGAGAATCAGGCGGATCAACGGTTTGGTGCGGCTGATGTCGGAAGGCGGCACCACCAGGTACAACGACACCGGGTGA harbors:
- the trbJ gene encoding P-type conjugative transfer protein TrbJ — translated: MRNLLLTIAVLMSVVPAAHAQWAVIDRTNLMQNIMTAARTLEQINNQIRQLQNEAQMLTNQAKNLEGLDFSTLKELRSTLYVTNRLLQQAQGMAFNLSQMETNFARLYPNAYDASTSGNQMSTDARTRWRNSLEALRTATQVQSQAVQNFASDEQTLADLVNRSQSAVGALQATQATNQLLALQSRQAIQAQQLQLTQDRAAALEQARQVAVQERAREVHRRFQGSGTPYTPTTINYYNP
- the trbE gene encoding conjugal transfer protein TrbE, whose translation is MMHLAEYRTRPALLADWLPWAGLVAPGVVLNKDGSFQRTARFRGPDLDSATQGEMIATAARLNNALRRFGSGWALFVEAERREAADYPDSAFPEPLSWLVDEERRAVFEEADSHFESTYHLTLLYLPPEESTARAAKLLYENSKVEGVDWRERLEGFVSETERFFGLLEGVMPEIAWLDDSQTLTYLHACVSTRRHTVAVPEVPMHLDALLADEPLTGGLAPMLGNQHLRVASVRGFPTSTWPGLLDDLNRLGFAYRWSTRFLCLDKAEAEKELTRLRRQWFSKRKNIVALLRETIFQQESPLVDSDASNKAADADAALQELGSDQVSFGYVTATVTVLDTDAAAADEKLRAVERTIQGRGFVTIPETLNAVDAWLSSIPGHAYANVRQPIVSTLNLAHMLPVSAVWAGQERNAHLDGPPLIVTRTDGATPFRLVTHIGDVGNTLVVGPIGMGKSVLLATLAMQFRRYAGSRIFAFDMGRSIRATVLGLGGEHYDLGADGAIAFQPLARIDQDSYRAWAAEWVEGRLIHEGVAVGPDVKEAVWSALNSLASAPLDQRTMTGLSVLLQSNALRQALQPYVLGGAHGKLLDADHDRLGFADVQCFEMEELMHSKAAALAVLRYLFARFEERLDGAPTLLILDEAWLFLDDPVFAARIRQWLKTLRKKNVSVIFATQSLADIKDSSIAPAIIESCVNRIFLPNPQATEPQIRSIYEGFGLNARQINIVATAQPKRDYYYQSRLGNRVFDLGLGPVALAFAGAAKPEDQRAIDTVSASVPPADFAAAWLRHRGLDWAADLIQSRPSCSFTTKEKYL
- a CDS encoding VirB3 family type IV secretion system protein; this encodes MNALRIQSVDTPGFEVPLHRSLTEPILLGGAPRTVAIANGTLAAAVGLGLQLWLPGLALWIVGHSLAVWGARLDAQFMVVFARHIKHRMLLDV
- a CDS encoding TrbC/VirB2 family protein → MTSLHTSVNPLLHNARLQGGMQIIVMAALLLCVALPAHAAGSNMPWEAPLQSVLESIQGPVARIIAVIIIITTGLTLAFGDTSGGFRKLVQIVFGLSIAFAASSFFLTFFSFAGGAVIA
- the trbB gene encoding P-type conjugative transfer ATPase TrbB → MSNPPRDQGLSASLALERRVRMLRTAMGPDIAKALNDPDVVEVMLNPDGSLWIDRLSSGREPLGVSLTPADGERIIRLVAAHVRAEVHAGKPLLSAELPETGERFEGALPPVTPGPVFALRKRAVNLIRLDTYVADGILTEAQATFLRTAVRERQNILIAGGTSTGKTTLANALLDEIAATGDRVIVLEDTVELQCTALDHVPLRTRAGVVTMAELVRSTLRLRPDRIVVGEVRGAEALDLLKAWGTGHPGGIATVHAGSAAGALLRLEQLILEVAVTAPRALIAEAVNVIVYIAGRGNARRVQEIARVTGFDSHCYQLSTELVPSFPSLLSTPREHS
- a CDS encoding CopG family transcriptional regulator — its product is MSRTRLNLFIEHEHAKRLDELATMKGLSKSSIIAAALASFLSPDSGDQREAAIAKRLDRLSRQLDKLERDQNILIETLALYVRYFLTVSTPVPEAHQEAARAQGRARFEQFIEQLGRHLLRGRSLVKDVVEEIQPDPSQFFGQQDNVPAAAPIDEAAGAPS